From Candidatus Woesearchaeota archaeon, one genomic window encodes:
- a CDS encoding DUF2080 family transposase-associated protein: protein MRKKRSGKGRIRLKPIEFSEIYEAEVKRANNTSGRIYLPEKYIGKKVYVVIGNK, encoded by the coding sequence ATGAGAAAGAAAAGGAGCGGAAAAGGCAGGATAAGGCTTAAGCCTATTGAATTTTCAGAGATTTATGAGGCTGAAGTCAAGAGAGCCAATAATACAAGCGGCAGGATATACCTGCCTGAGAAATATATAGGGAAGAAGGTTTATGTTGTTATAGGGAACAAATGA